A stretch of Vannielia litorea DNA encodes these proteins:
- a CDS encoding phosphoribosylanthranilate isomerase yields MQDIRVKICGLKRPEDMRALAQAGAAYAGLNFFEPSPRYVTPALARELALLAPEGLAKVGLLVDPSDALLDEIVEAVPLDIIQLHGRESPERVEEVRGRYGLPVMKAVGVATEADLPLLDDHGRVADMLLVDAKPAPGDELPGGNGLPFDWRLIAGRRWPVPWMLAGGLHAGNVAEAVERTGARQVDLSSGVEREKGVKDAGLIRAFMEAVAGVTA; encoded by the coding sequence GTGCAGGACATCCGGGTAAAGATCTGCGGGCTGAAGCGCCCGGAGGACATGCGCGCCCTGGCGCAGGCCGGAGCGGCCTATGCCGGGCTGAACTTTTTCGAGCCGAGCCCGCGCTACGTGACCCCTGCCCTGGCACGGGAGCTGGCCTTGCTGGCGCCCGAGGGGCTGGCGAAGGTGGGCCTTCTTGTCGATCCCAGCGATGCCCTGCTCGACGAGATCGTGGAGGCGGTTCCGCTCGATATCATCCAGTTGCACGGGCGCGAGAGCCCGGAGCGGGTGGAGGAGGTGCGCGGGCGCTACGGCCTTCCGGTGATGAAGGCGGTGGGCGTGGCCACGGAGGCGGACCTGCCGCTGCTCGATGATCATGGCCGGGTGGCAGACATGCTGCTGGTGGATGCCAAGCCCGCGCCGGGCGACGAGCTTCCCGGCGGGAACGGGCTGCCGTTCGACTGGCGGCTGATCGCCGGGCGGCGCTGGCCGGTGCCGTGGATGCTGGCGGGCGGGTTGCACGCGGGCAACGTGGCCGAGGCCGTGGAGCGCACCGGCGCGCGGCAGGTCGATCTTTCCTCGGGCGTGGAGCGCGAGAAGGGGGTGAAGGACGCCGGGCTGATCCGCGCCTTCATGGAGGCGGTCGCGGGGGTGACCGCGTGA
- a CDS encoding alpha/beta fold hydrolase: MRALLASLLLLAACAAPRTLPEGESPLAVNPARLAQIEAAPRLTVMIPGALASVDIFAPTNGWAARGHGLAYYRFPGMDGLPLDHALSITDAAEEIARFARRYPDKELTLVGYSAGGAIALEAAALLAPRPVTVAAISPSPEHAGGLQTILRGAGDVISAATRAEAFTSKAIWDEYWKTLLYGRENRADPAFTGQIEALSAEHAPQITDPSPALVRAHSASLRRWKLSEGADLSHARIGFFFGMADPVFSTRQTDTLRRRAGGGRLIGFADDGHLLLLTRKSLFAHVLRFVEGG; encoded by the coding sequence ATGCGCGCCCTTCTCGCCTCCCTCCTCCTGCTCGCCGCCTGCGCCGCGCCCCGCACCCTGCCCGAGGGCGAGAGCCCGCTGGCGGTCAACCCCGCCCGCTTGGCCCAGATCGAGGCGGCGCCCCGGCTCACCGTGATGATCCCCGGCGCGCTCGCCTCTGTCGATATCTTCGCGCCCACCAACGGCTGGGCCGCGCGCGGGCACGGGCTCGCCTACTACCGCTTTCCGGGGATGGACGGCCTGCCGCTCGACCACGCGCTCTCGATCACCGACGCGGCAGAGGAGATCGCCCGCTTCGCCCGCCGCTATCCCGACAAGGAGCTGACCCTGGTGGGCTACTCCGCCGGCGGTGCCATCGCGCTGGAGGCGGCGGCCCTGCTCGCGCCCCGGCCCGTCACCGTCGCCGCCATCTCGCCCTCGCCCGAGCACGCGGGCGGGCTGCAAACCATCCTGCGCGGCGCGGGCGATGTGATCTCCGCCGCCACCCGCGCCGAGGCCTTCACCAGCAAGGCCATCTGGGACGAATACTGGAAAACCCTGCTCTACGGGCGCGAGAACCGTGCCGATCCGGCTTTTACCGGCCAGATCGAGGCGCTCTCCGCCGAGCACGCCCCCCAGATCACCGACCCGAGCCCTGCCCTTGTCCGTGCCCATTCCGCCAGCCTGCGCCGCTGGAAACTCAGCGAAGGCGCCGACCTGAGCCATGCCCGCATCGGCTTTTTCTTCGGCATGGCCGACCCGGTGTTTTCCACCCGCCAGACAGACACCCTTCGCCGGCGCGCGGGCGGCGGGCGGCTCATCGGCTTTGCGGATGACGGGCACCTGCTCCTGCTGACCCGCAAGAGCCTCTTCGCCCATGTGCTGAGGTTCGTCGAAGGCGGCTGA
- a CDS encoding LapA family protein, producing MIRYLRWGFLALLAIVLITLALANREPVTLKLLPGELADLVGVPYQITVPLFISLFGMIALGILVGFVWEWFREHKHRAEAARQAKEARRAKKELDAVKRETGQEQDEVLALLDDRRAG from the coding sequence ATGATCCGTTATCTTCGCTGGGGCTTTCTGGCCCTCCTCGCCATCGTTCTGATCACCCTGGCCCTCGCCAACCGCGAGCCGGTCACGCTGAAGCTGTTGCCGGGCGAGCTCGCCGATCTGGTGGGCGTGCCCTACCAGATCACCGTGCCGCTCTTCATCTCGCTCTTCGGGATGATCGCGCTGGGCATCCTGGTGGGCTTCGTCTGGGAGTGGTTCCGCGAGCACAAGCACCGGGCCGAGGCGGCGCGGCAGGCGAAGGAAGCGCGGCGGGCCAAGAAGGAGCTCGACGCGGTGAAGCGGGAAACCGGGCAGGAGCAGGACGAGGTTCTGGCGCTGCTGGACGACCGCAGGGCGGGCTGA
- a CDS encoding BLUF domain-containing protein, with protein sequence MHQLLYRSIARDEEFGDSDLDILLQALDFNANNGITGHLWRGRGQFFQALHGPRVVVLPLMERISADTRHSDVEVLISEDGDAPSPFAEWAMGYDYVAEDELGISLETDGSRPMIPPAKAREIWNAMIEQSRSEAEWGGSSPYGRKPSEPVDSWVKRLKAARGL encoded by the coding sequence ATGCACCAACTTCTCTATCGTTCGATCGCGCGGGACGAAGAGTTTGGCGACAGCGACCTCGACATTCTGCTGCAGGCTCTGGATTTCAACGCGAACAACGGGATCACCGGCCATTTGTGGCGCGGGCGCGGGCAGTTCTTTCAGGCGCTGCACGGGCCGCGCGTGGTGGTGCTGCCGCTGATGGAGCGGATCAGTGCCGACACAAGACACAGCGATGTGGAAGTGCTGATCTCGGAAGACGGCGATGCGCCGTCGCCCTTTGCCGAATGGGCGATGGGCTACGACTACGTGGCCGAGGACGAGCTCGGCATCTCGCTCGAGACCGACGGCAGCCGACCGATGATTCCGCCCGCGAAGGCCCGCGAGATCTGGAACGCGATGATCGAGCAGTCGCGGAGCGAGGCCGAATGGGGCGGCAGCTCGCCCTATGGCCGCAAGCCCTCCGAGCCGGTCGACTCCTGGGTGAAGCGGCTGAAGGCGGCACGCGGTCTCTGA
- the aroA gene encoding 3-phosphoshikimate 1-carboxyvinyltransferase, with protein sequence MSSHGTPTPMISRKAEPLKGVAEVPGDKSISHRSLILGAMAVGETQITGLLEGEDVLDTAKAMRALGAEVVRHGDGAWSVHGVGVGGFGEPDDVIDCGNSGTGVRLIMGAVATHPFAVTFTGDASLRSRPMGRVTEPLSLFGTTSFGRAGGRLPLTMVGAESPVPVRYTTPVPSAQVKSAVLLAGLNAPGVTVVTEKEATRDHTERMLAGFGAEVTVEDTAEGRVISLVGQPELKPQVIAVPRDPSSAAFPVCAALIVPGSDVLVPGIGLNPTRAGLFTTLREMGADLTYENEREEGGEPVADLRARFSPDMKGIEVPAERAASMIDEYPVLSVVASFAEGITRCPGVKELRVKESDRIDAMAVGLRACGVEVDEGEDWFSVKGLGPEGVPGGARAEARLDHRIAMSFLICGMAAKQPVEVDDAGPIATSFPIFMDLMGGLGAKLETAG encoded by the coding sequence ATGTCGTCTCACGGCACGCCCACCCCGATGATTTCCCGCAAGGCCGAGCCGTTGAAGGGCGTGGCGGAGGTGCCCGGCGACAAGTCGATCAGCCACCGCTCGCTGATCCTCGGTGCGATGGCAGTGGGAGAGACGCAGATCACCGGCTTGCTGGAGGGCGAGGACGTGCTCGACACGGCCAAGGCGATGCGGGCGCTGGGGGCCGAGGTGGTGCGGCACGGCGATGGCGCATGGTCGGTGCATGGCGTGGGTGTCGGCGGGTTCGGCGAGCCGGACGACGTGATCGACTGCGGCAACTCCGGCACCGGGGTAAGGCTGATCATGGGCGCGGTGGCGACCCATCCCTTTGCAGTGACCTTTACCGGTGATGCGAGCCTGCGGTCACGCCCGATGGGGCGGGTGACCGAGCCGCTCTCGCTCTTTGGCACAACCTCTTTCGGGCGCGCGGGCGGGCGGCTGCCCTTGACGATGGTGGGGGCGGAAAGCCCGGTGCCCGTGCGCTACACCACGCCGGTGCCTTCGGCGCAGGTGAAGTCCGCGGTGCTGCTCGCCGGGCTCAATGCGCCGGGTGTGACGGTGGTGACCGAGAAGGAGGCGACGCGGGACCATACCGAGAGGATGCTGGCCGGTTTCGGGGCCGAGGTGACGGTGGAGGACACCGCCGAGGGGCGAGTGATCTCGCTCGTGGGGCAGCCGGAGCTCAAGCCACAGGTGATTGCCGTGCCGCGCGATCCGTCTTCGGCGGCCTTCCCGGTTTGTGCAGCGTTGATCGTGCCGGGGAGTGACGTGCTGGTGCCCGGCATCGGGCTGAACCCGACGCGGGCGGGGCTGTTCACCACCCTGCGCGAGATGGGGGCGGATCTGACCTACGAGAACGAGCGCGAGGAGGGCGGCGAGCCGGTGGCCGACCTTCGGGCAAGGTTCTCTCCCGACATGAAGGGCATAGAGGTGCCGGCCGAGCGGGCGGCCTCGATGATCGACGAGTACCCGGTGCTCTCGGTCGTGGCGAGCTTTGCGGAAGGCATCACTCGATGCCCCGGCGTGAAGGAGCTGCGGGTCAAGGAATCCGACCGGATCGACGCCATGGCGGTGGGTCTGCGGGCCTGCGGCGTGGAGGTGGACGAGGGCGAAGATTGGTTTTCCGTCAAGGGCCTGGGCCCCGAGGGCGTGCCCGGCGGAGCGCGGGCGGAGGCGCGGCTGGACCATCGGATCGCCATGAGCTTCCTGATCTGCGGGATGGCCGCGAAGCAGCCGGTTGAGGTGGATGACGCCGGGCCGATCGCAACTTCCTTTCCGATTTTCATGGACCTCATGGGCGGGCTGGGCGCGAAGCTGGAGACGGCAGGGTAA
- a CDS encoding MFS transporter, producing the protein MLLARNRNFRLLFSATAVSNLGDGVSALAVPWLATLLTRDPVLIALVVFATRLPWFLFSIPAGVLVDRRDRRRLMVQADMLRLLLTFGIVALAMRGGGGEGAAGVFALAGLTFLLGSAEVVRDNAAQTFLPAVVDPADLERANGQLWSVEQVMGAFVGPPVAGVLIALAVPAPFVLDAVTFGVAAWCVWAIATPRRLRDGPPRRLVAEVMEGWRWLRGHGLLLRLAVMLGLINALFTMSVTMLVLVSQEILGLTAFGHGVLLAVGAGGAVLGGTLGPGVAARLGQTATVRLALLTMPLPFVMIGLTGSAALAGLALALEAISGMLWNIVTVSLRQRVIPDALLGRVNALYRFFGWGMMPLGALAGGVLVALAEPGLGREMALRLPYLLGGGAMLALAIYGVLRLRF; encoded by the coding sequence ATGCTGCTGGCCCGTAACCGCAATTTTCGACTGCTGTTCTCCGCCACCGCCGTCTCCAACCTTGGCGACGGGGTTTCGGCGTTGGCGGTGCCCTGGCTGGCGACGCTGCTGACGCGGGATCCGGTGCTGATCGCGCTGGTGGTCTTTGCCACGCGCCTGCCCTGGTTCCTGTTCTCGATCCCGGCGGGGGTGCTGGTGGACCGGCGGGACCGGCGGCGGCTGATGGTGCAGGCCGACATGCTGCGGCTGCTGCTGACCTTCGGGATCGTGGCGCTGGCGATGCGGGGCGGCGGCGGAGAGGGGGCGGCGGGGGTGTTTGCGCTGGCGGGGCTGACCTTTCTGCTCGGCTCGGCCGAGGTGGTGCGCGACAACGCGGCGCAGACCTTCCTTCCGGCGGTTGTGGACCCCGCCGACCTCGAGCGGGCCAACGGGCAGCTCTGGAGCGTGGAGCAGGTCATGGGGGCCTTCGTCGGGCCGCCGGTGGCGGGGGTGCTCATTGCGCTGGCGGTGCCCGCGCCCTTCGTGCTCGACGCGGTGACCTTCGGAGTGGCGGCCTGGTGCGTCTGGGCCATCGCCACACCGCGGCGGCTGCGTGACGGGCCGCCACGCCGGCTCGTGGCGGAAGTCATGGAGGGCTGGCGCTGGCTGCGGGGGCATGGGCTGTTGCTCAGGCTGGCGGTGATGCTGGGGCTGATCAACGCGCTCTTCACCATGTCGGTCACGATGCTGGTGCTGGTCAGCCAGGAGATCCTCGGCCTCACGGCCTTTGGCCACGGGGTGTTGCTGGCGGTGGGCGCGGGTGGTGCCGTTCTGGGCGGCACCCTCGGGCCCGGGGTGGCGGCGCGGCTCGGCCAGACGGCGACGGTGCGGCTGGCGCTGCTGACGATGCCGCTGCCCTTCGTGATGATCGGGCTTACCGGCTCGGCGGCGCTGGCCGGGCTGGCGCTGGCGCTGGAGGCGATCTCGGGGATGCTGTGGAACATCGTCACGGTTTCGCTCAGGCAGCGGGTGATTCCCGATGCGCTGCTGGGCCGGGTGAACGCGCTCTACCGGTTCTTCGGCTGGGGCATGATGCCGCTGGGTGCACTCGCCGGCGGCGTTCTGGTGGCTTTGGCGGAGCCGGGACTGGGCCGGGAGATGGCGCTGCGGCTGCCCTATCTGCTGGGTGGCGGGGCCATGCTGGCGCTGGCGATTTACGGGGTATTGCGCTTGCGGTTCTGA
- a CDS encoding (d)CMP kinase, giving the protein MKFTVAIDGPAAAGKGTISKAIAAEFGLAHLDTGLLYRAVGAKVLAGAEPVAAAEALAPDDLTPEDSLRTPEVAQAASRVAADPEVRAKLLEFQRNFARREGGAVLDGRDIGTVICPEAEVKLFVTASAEARAERRFLELQGKGHAVTREQVLDDVKARDARDSSRDAAPMVAAEDAVLLDTTEMTIEQALDRARAHILLKMK; this is encoded by the coding sequence ATGAAATTCACGGTGGCCATCGACGGGCCGGCTGCGGCGGGGAAGGGGACGATCTCGAAGGCCATCGCGGCCGAGTTTGGCCTCGCGCATCTTGATACCGGGCTGCTCTACCGTGCGGTGGGGGCCAAGGTGCTTGCCGGGGCCGAGCCGGTGGCGGCGGCCGAGGCGCTGGCCCCCGACGACCTGACCCCGGAAGACAGCCTGCGCACCCCGGAAGTGGCCCAGGCCGCGAGCCGGGTGGCGGCGGACCCGGAGGTGCGGGCGAAACTGCTGGAATTCCAGCGCAATTTCGCCCGTCGCGAAGGCGGTGCGGTGCTCGACGGACGCGATATCGGCACGGTGATCTGCCCCGAGGCGGAGGTGAAACTCTTCGTCACCGCGAGCGCCGAGGCTCGTGCGGAACGGCGATTCCTGGAGCTGCAGGGCAAGGGGCACGCGGTGACGCGGGAGCAGGTTCTGGACGATGTGAAGGCGCGGGATGCGCGGGATTCGAGCCGTGATGCGGCGCCGATGGTGGCCGCTGAGGACGCGGTGCTGCTCGATACGACCGAAATGACCATCGAGCAGGCGCTTGACAGGGCGCGGGCGCATATCCTCTTGAAAATGAAGTGA
- a CDS encoding GNAT family N-acetyltransferase, giving the protein MSVTFREARREDVPAVVALLADDMLGQGRETAELSAYHAAFDAMAEEGGNLLIVGEQAGEVVATYQLTFISGLSLAAARRAQVESVRVAGRLRGQGVGQRMFADVEARARAAGCSLVQLTMNASRADSRRFYEGLGFVPSHVGFKKSL; this is encoded by the coding sequence GTGAGCGTGACCTTCCGCGAGGCGCGCCGGGAGGACGTGCCGGCGGTGGTGGCGCTGCTTGCCGATGACATGCTCGGGCAGGGCCGCGAAACGGCGGAGCTCTCGGCCTATCACGCCGCCTTCGATGCGATGGCGGAGGAGGGCGGAAATCTTCTGATCGTGGGCGAGCAGGCGGGCGAGGTGGTGGCGACCTACCAGTTGACCTTCATCTCCGGCCTGTCGCTGGCCGCCGCGCGGCGGGCGCAGGTGGAGAGCGTGCGGGTCGCCGGCCGCCTGCGCGGACAGGGCGTGGGGCAGCGCATGTTCGCGGATGTCGAGGCACGGGCGCGCGCGGCGGGGTGCAGCCTCGTGCAGCTCACGATGAACGCCAGCCGGGCCGACAGCCGGCGCTTCTACGAGGGGCTGGGCTTTGTGCCGAGCCACGTGGGGTTCAAGAAATCCTTGTAG
- the metK gene encoding methionine adenosyltransferase: protein MSRSEYTFTSESVSEGHPDKVCDRISDAVLDAFLAEDPQARVACETFATTDRVVIGGEVRGPGKVIQAVEEIARQCVRDIGYEQKGFHWANVQVSNYLHAQSADIAQGVDASGNKDEGAGDQGIMFGYACDETPELMPAPIHYAHAILKKLAEVRKNSTEPKLGPDMKSQLSLRYEGGKPVEATSLVLSTQHLDPSLSSDDVRAIVEPYIRSILPEDWLTDSTEWWINPTGKFVIGGPDGDAGLTGRKIIVDTYGGAAPHGGGAFSGKDPTKVDRSAAYAARYLAKNVVAAGLAKRCTLQLSYAIGVSKPLSIYVDTHGTGEVAEAQIEKAVAKAMDLTPRGIRTHLEMNKPIYQRTAAYGHFGRAPEDDGGFSWEKVDLVEALKAAI from the coding sequence ATGTCTCGTTCCGAATACACCTTCACCTCGGAGTCCGTGTCCGAGGGGCACCCCGACAAGGTCTGCGACCGGATTTCCGATGCCGTTCTCGATGCCTTCCTGGCAGAAGACCCGCAGGCACGCGTGGCCTGCGAAACCTTTGCCACCACCGACCGCGTGGTGATCGGCGGCGAGGTGCGCGGCCCCGGCAAGGTGATCCAGGCGGTCGAGGAGATCGCGCGCCAGTGCGTGCGGGATATCGGCTACGAGCAGAAGGGCTTTCACTGGGCCAACGTGCAGGTGTCGAACTACCTGCACGCGCAGTCGGCCGACATTGCCCAGGGCGTCGATGCCTCTGGCAACAAGGATGAAGGGGCGGGCGATCAGGGCATCATGTTCGGCTATGCCTGCGACGAGACGCCGGAGCTCATGCCGGCGCCGATCCACTACGCTCACGCGATCCTGAAGAAGCTGGCCGAGGTGCGCAAGAACAGCACCGAGCCCAAGTTGGGGCCGGACATGAAGAGCCAGCTCTCGCTGCGCTACGAAGGCGGCAAGCCGGTCGAAGCGACCTCGCTGGTGCTCTCGACCCAACATCTCGACCCGAGCCTCTCCTCCGATGACGTGCGGGCCATCGTGGAGCCCTACATTCGCAGCATCCTCCCCGAGGACTGGCTGACCGATTCGACCGAATGGTGGATCAACCCGACCGGCAAGTTCGTCATCGGCGGGCCGGATGGCGACGCAGGGCTCACGGGCCGCAAGATCATCGTGGACACCTACGGCGGTGCCGCGCCGCACGGGGGCGGCGCCTTCTCGGGCAAGGATCCGACCAAGGTGGACCGCTCCGCCGCCTATGCTGCGCGCTACCTTGCCAAGAACGTGGTCGCCGCCGGGCTGGCAAAGCGCTGTACGCTGCAGCTTTCCTACGCCATCGGCGTGAGCAAGCCGCTCTCGATCTACGTGGATACCCATGGCACCGGCGAAGTGGCCGAGGCGCAGATCGAGAAGGCCGTCGCCAAGGCGATGGACCTCACGCCGCGCGGCATCCGCACCCATCTCGAGATGAACAAGCCGATCTACCAGCGGACCGCGGCCTATGGCCACTTCGGCCGCGCGCCGGAAGACGATGGCGGGTTTTCCTGGGAGAAGGTCGATCTCGTGGAGGCCTTGAAGGCCGCGATCTGA
- the trmB gene encoding tRNA (guanosine(46)-N7)-methyltransferase TrmB translates to MTDEHPDKHPTGAPWRNFYGRLKGKTLRPSQETYLDEDLAALSPGAVGWEENPDRLPLDLEALFPGKEIWVEVGFGGGEHMVHQAAQNPGVGIIGAEPYINGVAMLLGKIRKAGVENLKVHPGDVRDLFDVLPQGSVSRAFLLYPDPWPKKRHHRRRFVTPDYLEALAGVLKPGAIFRVATDIPDYVRQTLEQVPRHGFEWLAEGPEDWRSPWGDWISTRYEQKALREGRTPHYLTFRRV, encoded by the coding sequence ATGACTGACGAGCACCCCGACAAGCACCCCACCGGCGCGCCCTGGCGCAACTTCTACGGCCGTCTGAAGGGCAAGACCCTGCGCCCGAGCCAGGAGACCTATCTCGACGAAGATCTCGCTGCGCTTTCGCCCGGTGCCGTCGGCTGGGAAGAAAACCCTGACCGGCTGCCGCTCGACCTGGAGGCGCTGTTTCCGGGCAAGGAGATCTGGGTCGAGGTGGGTTTCGGCGGCGGCGAGCACATGGTGCACCAGGCCGCGCAGAACCCCGGCGTGGGCATTATCGGGGCCGAGCCTTACATCAACGGCGTGGCGATGCTGCTGGGCAAGATCCGCAAGGCGGGGGTGGAAAACCTGAAGGTCCATCCCGGAGATGTGCGCGACCTGTTTGACGTGCTGCCCCAGGGCTCGGTGAGCCGGGCCTTCCTGCTTTATCCCGATCCATGGCCCAAGAAGCGCCACCACCGGCGCCGCTTCGTGACGCCCGATTACCTCGAGGCGCTGGCCGGGGTGCTTAAGCCGGGCGCGATCTTTCGGGTGGCAACCGACATCCCCGACTACGTGCGCCAGACCTTGGAGCAGGTGCCACGGCACGGGTTTGAATGGCTGGCCGAGGGGCCGGAGGACTGGCGCTCGCCCTGGGGTGACTGGATCAGCACGCGCTACGAGCAGAAGGCGCTCCGCGAGGGCCGCACGCCGCATTATCTGACCTTCCGCAGGGTTTAA
- the rpsA gene encoding 30S ribosomal protein S1 codes for MAQNASMEEFEALLTESFEIDTPDEGSVVKGKVIAIEAGQAIIDVGYKMEGRVDLKEFANPGEAPEIAVGDEVEVFLDRVENARGEASISRDKARREEAWDRLEKAYADEERVEGAIFGRVKGGFTVDLGGAVAFLPGSQVDVRPVRDAGPLMGLKQPFQILKMDRRRGNIVVSRRAILEESRAEQRAEVIGNLSEGETVDGVVKNITEYGAFVDLGGVDGLLHVTDMAWRRVNHPSEILSIGETIKVQVIKINKETHRISLGMKQLQDDPWDSVEGKFPLGSVHSGRVTNITDYGAFVELEPGVEGLVHVSEMSWTKKNVHPGKIVSTSQEVDVMVLEIDSAKRRVSLGLKQTMRNPWEVFSETHPEGTEVEGEVKNITEFGLFIGLPGDIDGMVHLSDISWDERGEDAIQSFRKGDMVKAVVTETDVEKERISLSIKALGGDKFAEAVGGVKRGDIITVEVTAIEDGGVEVEYEGMKSFIRRSDLSRDRAEQRPERFGVGDKVDVRVTNVDSKTRRLGLSIKAREIAEEKEAVEQYGSSDSGASLGDILGAALNKDD; via the coding sequence ATGGCTCAGAACGCATCCATGGAGGAATTCGAAGCCCTCCTCACCGAAAGCTTCGAGATCGACACGCCGGACGAGGGTTCGGTCGTCAAGGGCAAGGTCATCGCCATCGAGGCGGGCCAGGCCATCATCGACGTCGGCTACAAGATGGAAGGCCGCGTTGATCTTAAAGAATTCGCCAACCCCGGCGAGGCTCCCGAGATCGCCGTGGGCGACGAGGTTGAAGTCTTCCTCGACCGCGTCGAGAATGCCCGGGGCGAGGCCAGCATCTCCCGTGACAAGGCCCGCCGCGAAGAGGCCTGGGATCGCCTGGAGAAGGCCTATGCCGATGAAGAGCGTGTCGAAGGCGCCATCTTCGGCCGCGTGAAGGGTGGCTTTACCGTCGATCTCGGCGGTGCCGTGGCCTTCCTGCCCGGCTCGCAGGTCGATGTGCGCCCCGTGCGCGACGCCGGCCCGCTGATGGGCCTCAAGCAGCCGTTCCAGATTCTCAAGATGGACCGTCGCCGTGGCAACATCGTGGTGTCGCGCCGTGCGATCCTCGAGGAGTCCCGCGCCGAGCAGCGTGCCGAGGTGATCGGCAACCTGAGCGAAGGCGAGACCGTGGACGGCGTGGTGAAGAACATCACCGAATACGGTGCCTTCGTGGACCTCGGCGGTGTCGACGGCCTGCTGCACGTGACCGACATGGCCTGGCGCCGTGTGAACCACCCCTCCGAGATTCTCTCGATCGGCGAGACGATCAAGGTGCAGGTCATCAAGATCAACAAGGAAACCCACCGCATCAGCCTCGGCATGAAGCAGCTGCAGGACGATCCGTGGGATTCGGTCGAGGGCAAGTTCCCGCTGGGTTCCGTGCATTCGGGCCGCGTGACCAACATCACCGACTACGGCGCGTTCGTCGAGCTGGAGCCGGGTGTGGAAGGTCTTGTCCACGTCTCCGAGATGAGCTGGACCAAGAAGAACGTGCACCCCGGCAAGATCGTCTCCACCTCGCAGGAAGTGGACGTCATGGTGCTGGAGATCGACTCCGCCAAGCGCCGTGTGTCGCTGGGTCTCAAGCAGACCATGCGCAACCCCTGGGAGGTCTTCTCCGAGACCCACCCCGAGGGCACCGAGGTGGAAGGCGAGGTCAAGAACATCACCGAGTTCGGCCTGTTCATCGGCCTGCCGGGCGATATCGACGGCATGGTGCACCTCTCCGACATCAGCTGGGACGAGCGGGGCGAGGATGCCATCCAGTCGTTCCGCAAGGGCGACATGGTCAAGGCCGTGGTCACCGAGACCGACGTGGAGAAGGAGCGCATCTCGCTCTCCATCAAGGCGCTGGGCGGTGACAAGTTCGCCGAGGCCGTTGGCGGCGTGAAGCGCGGCGACATCATCACCGTGGAAGTGACCGCGATCGAGGATGGCGGCGTCGAGGTGGAGTACGAGGGCATGAAGTCCTTCATCCGCCGCTCCGACCTGAGCCGCGACCGGGCCGAGCAGCGCCCCGAGCGCTTTGGCGTGGGCGACAAGGTCGATGTGCGCGTGACCAACGTGGACAGCAAGACCCGCCGTCTGGGTCTGTCGATCAAGGCGCGCGAGATCGCCGAGGAGAAGGAAGCCGTGGAGCAGTATGGCTCGTCGGACTCCGGTGCTTCGCTGGGCGACATCCTGGGCGCCGCGCTGAACAAGGACGACTGA
- the ihfB gene encoding integration host factor subunit beta produces MIRSELIQKVADENPHLYQRDVERIVNTIFEEIIGAMADGDRVELRGFGAFSVKKRDARVGRNPRTGDAVDVEEKHVPFFKTGKLLRDRLNGK; encoded by the coding sequence ATGATCCGATCGGAACTGATTCAGAAGGTCGCTGACGAGAATCCGCATCTCTATCAGCGAGATGTCGAGCGGATCGTGAACACCATCTTCGAAGAGATCATTGGCGCCATGGCCGATGGCGACCGGGTGGAGTTGCGCGGTTTTGGGGCTTTCTCGGTCAAGAAACGCGACGCCCGTGTGGGCCGTAACCCGCGCACCGGCGATGCGGTGGACGTGGAGGAGAAGCACGTGCCCTTCTTCAAGACCGGCAAGCTCTTGCGCGACCGGCTGAACGGCAAGTAA